The DNA segment CCGGGGCTGCCGTCGCGGTGTCCCGCTCTGAGCGCGGCGCTCTGTCCGAGCGACATGCGGCTCCTGCAGCGGGTCCAGCGCAGCGCAACGAGGGTGGTTGGGAAGCTGGAGCATCTCTTGcggggaaaggctgagggagccgGGCCTGTTGAGCCTCGAAAAGAGACGGGAAGCTCATCAATATGTATAAAGGGGGGAGGGGGTGTCAGAGGCGCTGCGCGGCGGGACCGAGCAATGGGACACGAGGGGATGGGCTGAAGCtattccacctgaacatgaggaagaactgctTACTGTGCAGTGCccgagcactggaacagatcgcccagagaggctgtggagtctccctcgCTGGAGACATTCCGGAactgtctggatgcaatcctggCCGTGTGCTCTGGGATcgccctgcctgagcagggaggttggaccaggtgacccactgtggtccctgcTAACCTGACCCATCCGGTGACCGTGACTGTGGGAAGGTTCTTCCACCCTGACGTGTGTACTGTGCCCATAGCCAGTTCTTAAAGTCCACAGAGTTCAGGTGGTTATTTATGAAGTTTGTATATCAGTTCTTGGATGTGTCATTGATTTACTGTATCTGTAGAATGCTGTGGAAATAAAGCATCACGCTGTAAAGACACGTTTTGTGAAATGAAACCCGCAAGTTTCAGGTCCTCAGGGCAGCTGTTCCCCCTCCTTGGTCTGAGAGCTGTAAATTACTTTGAACTGATCCACCTCAGTGGAATTGGCAATGGGAGTCTTCAAGTATGTTGTGAAAGCACTCCATGAAAATCAAAGTGTATTTTTGTAATCAACAGGCTTTGTCTTCTGGAAGGCTGTCAGGAGCAGTTAAACTaacaaatggaagaaaacagtaaGACCCTAATCACAAACAGTGCTTAAGATTGAGTGTATGTGTGAGTGTGTGGGAGCCTTATACTTGTTGTACCTCACAAGTAACCAAAATTCCcttgtatatatataaaatgttttcagctgACAGATAATATGGCCAGGTCCTAAGCAGCCTAAGAATAGACAGACACAAACTGAATAGAAACTTGacatataaaaatacagagttgactctgcatgttttatttataaaggATTGAATTTATGTCATTACTATCTTTATGAAAGATGGTTGAGTGGAGGCTGAATTCTCCTTTGGCATAAGCTGTTACTATCTGCTAAATATGTTTGTTGCAACCAATCAGAGTTTTCAGAAGGTGAAAGTTATTTTGTTACTCGATAAAATGAATTGCTACTTATTTGCTACTATTGAATGAAAGCAAGGAGTTTTTTACTTTGCTGCATATTAAGGAGATGATATAAACagtgattttgattttttcaggTTTGGCTTAAGGAAAGGACGTTATTCTGATGTAGAATTCTATTCCACTGACTCTGATAATCAGgtaattaaattactttttaacaCAGTCATCCCTGTTATCTATAGAGAAGGGAAATTGGAATACACTGAACAGAAACAAACCAGGTTAGTTTAGATACTACAGCATCTTAACCTGAAATAGCTCCTGCAAAGTGATCAAGAGTGTCTATACTGCATCTTGCAGATAGGAGCAAGTTGGCTTTGTGTGCAGTGACTGTGGCTCTGACAAATCTCATTATAGCACAGAATACATTTTACAAACACAAGTATGCTGGTTACAGATGAGGGCTGGCCCTGGCAGAACAGCCAcacttgtttgggttttgtgctGAAGAGAGCACAGAGTGGTATGGAGTCAGTGCTGGGTTTTGTGTAGTGCTGAGCCAGTTGTCTGCAAAATCCAAGTAGGCTGTAGGTAATAATTTAACTGTACATGAAAATACGGATTAGAACCATGCACGCAATTGTGAAGACACAAAATCCAGCAAATGGACATGGGTGCAACAACACAATTTAGTTGTTTTGTGAAATTTGCATGTCTGCAAACATCCATGTAATTTTAAAGTAGTATATGAAAAATGATATTTTTTGGTTATCAGTTGTTCTTTGTGAGGTGACAGAGTGGAGAATACTCCTCTCCAAGATGGTATCTTGGATTACTGAAAGAAAGCAGTGGTACTCATTTTTTGACTGCAACGTTCTTTGTGCAGGTTGATGCTATTCATAATGGACTTGACCACTGTGCAGCTTTGCTGAAGAAGGTCTTACAAAATGAGGCTACAGGTTGTACCTACTGAAAATATAAGTTACATTTTTAGGTTTTGTAGTACTCTCTTGGTTTGATTTGTTGACTACTTTTTCTTTCAACTTACACTAGGAAGAGAGACTGTCCATAAACAACCTGGGAAAATAACTACCTCTAAAATTACTTCCAAGCCTTTGCTAACCAAAGGAAATAGTTCCAAGAGGAAAGGGTTAACAAGAAGTGCTACTTCTGCCCCTGTCCAAAAAGAAATTGGTAAGTAGACTTTCTTGGGCTTGATGTTTTTGCCTCAAACAACATTGAGAGATTCCTCAACATACTGAGATACAACAAGGCATCAAATAATTCTTACTGGTTGTAATAGGTTCATCCCAGGCTGGATCCACAAAACAGTGTAGGCATTACTTACTGCCTTTTAGAAACCTTAAATGTTTACTAAGCAGTTGCTGGAATTCACAAATATTTGAGTTACATGTATAAGAAGAATGTTGAGTGCATTTACTAATCTGCCACACAATACAATGGTTTTGTGTAGCTCGAGAAGACAGGCAACCTCAGCTGggctttttgttctttatttctctATAGTGCCAATATCAAATAGAAAAATTGCCTTGTCCACCACACCCTCTACTGAGAAAGAACTTTCCAGTGCAGCACAGAATCAGATGGTTCAAGCAATTCATGTGCCCTGCAGTCATCACTCTCCTGTGATGCATGAGAAGCTCTGTGAGCACGTGCAAACCCAGATGTCTCTGATAACTGGCCAACCTCCACACAAGAGTAATAAAATTTCTACTGTAACTTCAAATCAGGGTTAGTGTAACTATTAATGTGGAGCCAACTATTTAACTGCGTGAGTTTTGCCCCAAATTGCCCTGATCTATGAGTGCTATTTTCTTTTAGGATCTCAAAATGTTACAGCCTTCAATTATCGATTACCCACGTCCACatcagccctgtccctgcagcattCAGCTGATCCCTCAACTACTCAGTCAGTAAGTAAAAGTTTCATTCTGACTATTAATAAACATACTGAATTAGCACTGCctatttatttgtatatttatttgtgtcagttttcctttaaaaaattgcatattTCAACCTGTAGTGATGAACAGAATAAATAATGAGATAAAATACTGCtattcaaaacacattttatataaacaccaaaaaaatgaaattagagGCATTTCAGCTGGCTGCTTGTTTCTGCATGGGGAATTCTGTAATGGACAGCAAACATGGAAGGTACAGGAAATTATTGATTACTGTTAATTGCATTCTCAGTAATGCAGATTAGGATCATTAGTCAGCTCCTAACAGAAGAAATTATGTATCCTAGacagcttttccctggcagtGATCAAACTGATAATTTCTTCAGACACTCTGTATTATATATAGAGCCACATGTTAAAAACACCTGTATGTTTCAGGGTATAGAGTAGAACTAATGGAGACAACGAGCTGCCACCTCAGGAAACATGGTAAAGGGCTTGCACCTTGAATCTGCAAGACTGTAGACTTACCCTCCATCTGCAGGCAGTCCATGTATAGCTAGTGCTGGCCTTGACTTTTAAGAAATTCATCTACTTATAATACTGAAAggtgttgtctttttttttccccttacctGTTCTGGTTGGATTCCAGAAACATTGCTGAagttttttctttacagaacaGTTGAAAAAGAACTGTGATTTAATGTTGCAAATAACATTTAAGGTAAAGGTAATCTAAACcagatttacattttaattatgCCTTATTATACAGGAAAATTATTCAATTATTAATTGGTAGTTGTTTTTATAACTAACAAAGAATGATCAAAAGTACATTGTAGTagtgttgtttggggttttttttaaaaagatttaaaaatcatattaatttttggtttgatttgaaTATTCCTTATGCAGGGTGTTCCTGTAGATAGTGCCAATGACTGTGTGCCAGAGATGGGAGGACCTGTGGTTTTCCCAGTAGTTTCTGCTGCTCCTACTGCACAAGGACAGTCTGCCCCTGCTCTTCCTAGTGTGGTCCCTTGTATAACAACAGGAGCATCAATCCCTACAGTGCCTACACTGATCCCAGCATTTTCTGGCAGAGAAATGACCCCAAGCCAAGAGCACCAGATAAAAGAAGCAGATTTGATAAGGTGCATACAAGCTCACCTTGCCCTGTTACAGTCACATGAGATGCTGAATGGCAGGACTGAACAGAGGTGCCACCAGCATTGTCCAGCAAAACATGAGGGTTCAAGTGATGAGGAGGAGGATTCTTCTGAAGAGCACAGTGAGGACATGGTCAGCGAAGATGAACTGAATGTACTTGACATAGCTCCAGTGAGAGATACAAGCTGTAAGACAAGTTGTGTGAAGACGGTTCTAAAATCCAGAAAAGAAAGTCCAGAAGAAACAGCCCACAAAGTTAAGACTGTAAAATATCTTATGGGTGAACTCCGAGAACTGGTAACAGATCAAGGTGAGGATATTTTCGTTGTGCAGTAGAGTTATTACATACAAATAACTGAGCAGTTTATTTCGGCAAGTTGTGTGTCAGATGATGGTGTGACATCTTATCATGCTTTTCCACAAACTTAATACCTACAAGCTTCactctgtattatttttttcagtattttaacaTTATCACATCAGCTCAGGGAAAGGTGGTGGTTCCTATTTCATATACAGAGGTTTCCCCTGAGAAAGAGCCCAGTGGGGAAATGTTGCAACAGCAGTTCCACCACAGCTGGTTGGAGAGAtggtgggttgtttttttaatgagaatgtAAAGCATAGTTTTCATAGTCAAGCctagaaattttaaataaatatagttAAAGATGAGGTTTTCTTGGGGAGAAGAAGTAGATACTATTAAATCACTTTATAGATTGCTAAATCACATGTAAAGTATTATGGTCATATTACGGCTTTAGAGGTTTACTTAgtctcctttttccccccacctcTTGCAGATGATTCAGAAATGCTGAGGTTGATGAGTGAAATAGAAGATTGCATATCATTGCTCCCAGCTGTAGTGGGAAGTGCGAACATCCAGGCTGAAATAGCGCTGGCCTTACAGCCTCTCAGGAGTGAAAACGCTCAGCTGCGCAGGTCAGTCCCTCCTCAGTGGTGCCCTGGGTACTGCAGAGGCACCGAAAGCATCTCTAATTGGCCTGCTCTAAATTGCCTGTTTTATCATTGTTGTGGTGTACGTGTTATGGCTCCTCCCTTCTTGTCTGTGCAGTATTTGTGTACTAGAAGGTGTGTTGGTAGGgctatatattttaaaaataaacaattaacACATATCAAGATTTAAGTTATTACTGATGTTTTAATAGTGTTGGTTACCTCATGACTGGGCTTTGGCTAGGTGGGATCCATGCTTCATTCTGAAAACTGCAGTATCAAGATAGTTAGCCTGCTGATATTTTTTGTAGTctatttttcaaatgcaaaagtGTCTGTTGTCTCAGGGGAGCTCCTAAATGCATAACTGGGCAGCACCTGACTTCAGAACAGGGGGAAAGATATACCAGAACAAGTAAAGGGTCTTTTGTGCTGAAAAAGTACAGGAATGTAAGAAAAATGTTAGTCAAACTTCTTTATATTTCTGAAACATTCCATGGCATTTAATTCTGAGTAGCAACTTCTTACCAGACTAATTTACAGTGCAACGCTTTTGAGCTTATTctaatatttctgaatttttgctttttcataaTTCACATTTAGGAGACTAAGAATATTAAACCATCAACTTGGGGAACcagaaagcagtgaaaaaacATCTGGACAGAGCTGCAATTATGAATGTAAAGTACTAATATAGAGAATGTTGCTTGTTGGGGGCATATTTGTTACAGCTTTATTTCAGtggatataattttttttaatatatatctgtattttcCTATGTCTGTGTATATTGTGGCCTTTTAGTGGGAAACTGAGTGTTGTGGGTCGAATATGCAGCTGCATTTACGTGGACTGTTGGGTCTTTTTGGACTCCATATAGTGAGATTTGGCTCTTCAGCTTCCAAgtatattatttttccttaggTGCCTCTGAAAATGAAGATGACATTAAGAGAATTAAGAAGAGAGTTTGAGTTTTATCTTGCAAAAACCCTTTCCTATCTCTGCAACCAAAATTCATattaccattttttaaaaacttagtttggttttgaaatTCAAAGTACCACACAAAACACTTAAACCTTTTATGTTTTACTTTTGGTAGTAGTTTCTTTGCAGTCCTTGAATATGATGCTCCAGAGTCAATTGAAAGAATCGCAGAAAGGACTTGACTCACTGCAGGCTAAAAATGAAGAACTGCTTAAAATAATAGAAagtcagaaagaagaaaataaacatcttgCAAAAGTTATTCAAGATAAAGAAGAAGAATTGcttgaaaacaaacagcattATGACATTCATTCCACCAAACTCAAGATTGGTATGTGTTTTCCATTTGATTATTCTGTGTTTAGTGTtttaaaactcaaaagaaaTAGGTAAATTGTTCTTGACATTTCAGAAGTGGAAGAGGCATTAGGAAATGTGAAGAGCCTTCAGTTTAAGCTGGaagcttcagaaaaagaaaataagattttggGCATCACATTACGTCAGCGTGATGCCGAAGTTAAGAGGCTGCGGGAATTAACCAGGTACTGTTGGATAAGCCTTTTCTTTGCCCCTTGAcgttatttgtctttttttttcttattttctctttattttcccttttttatttttttttatactgtGGATTACTGTAAGCTTAGTATCTTGGTGGTAGGAGCCTAAAACTTCTCTTTGTAGTTAATTTTGTTGCAGTGATGCTGTGATTTTGTTAAAACAGAGTTGTCCTATTCCATAACTTGAGTTCCTTGGTAAAGTAAAATACTATCTACCAGAAACTGATGCCAAGTTTTAACTCTTAACAGAAGATGTAGCAAGAAGTTGCTTCATGGGGAGGGCAAGGACCTGAAAGCATACTGATATGTTCTCACCTTGAAGGTGTAGAATTTGAAAACTAACTCTtaatctgattatttttttacacTGGCTTTGATATCAGTCTGTTTTGAGAATAACTCACAGAACCAGCAGCAAGCTCTTCCTGTAGGAATGAGCTGTCCTTTCTTTAATTGCACAGGCATTTGAAATAGATTATGCCCAGATTGGTAGAGGTGGGAGTTCTTAGTTCACTAAATGAAAGTGGTATTACTCACATTTTTTTGAGAACTTACtgtgaatatattttattgtgGTCTTTTATGATAAAAATAGTGACAAGCTGGGGGACATAAATAGCTCTGTGCACAGGTGTAGTAGTATGCACATAAAATTGGTTTGGACATGCTGTGTACAGGAAATAAAACTGTTGTCTGTTGTGTTTATAGTGGGTACTGATTAGAacagcagaatatttttaatgaacaatTCAAATTCTTCAGTAGAATTTTAGACACTGCTATGGTTGCTGTACTGACCACCAGATGGTAGTGTAATAACGTCTTACTGCATGTGTTTATGAGATACATAAGTCTCTAAGCATGCATTGCTTTTGATgtacaaagcagaaaattaaaagcattatttctttttattatatatttttatttagatgCAATGGGAACAAtaattcagaaaacatttcttagTGATTTTGATATCTTCTTCTGTCTGCTTTGTAAcagtttaatttcattttatttcattttgtgctGCATAAAGCAGCAGGGAATAATATGGAGAACTTCACTGAATTGTGCTATGTTAGTTATTTTAGAGCCAAATTGAGCTGAAGAAAAATTCAAGATACTTGAAATTGGCTCACATTTGTGCTACTTTTTATGACAGTATGTAGAAAAAGCATTGCCACTTTGACACAGTCTGATAAATCTACTGTTTTGGTACTATAGAAAATCCTTACCTATTCTTTTTAGTGACTAATTTTGAACCTGTTTGATTGGTCTTACCTAAACAGAACCTTGCAGGGCAGTATGGCCAAGCTCCTGTCTGACCTCACAGTGGACAGCGTTAGACCCAAACCTGAAAAAGGCCTCTCCAAGTCTCTTTTGGAAGACCATGAAAAGCAGATGCAACCTGAGCTGTTTCCTGGGAGTACTTCAGTAATGACTTACCTTAAAAAGTTAGAAATGGATCATATTTTGGTAGAGACAGATCTTCAATTAGCAAATAAAAGTGGAGAAGTAGAAATGCAAAATCTGGCGTATGAAAAGTTTGCTGCTGAAGGAAGTAAAATAAACAGTACGTTCATAGAAGAAGGAACGATGGTTCCCAGGACACTACAGACTTCACTGAACCAAGATGCAGAAACAATTAGTGATTCTGGGACTGTAGTAGATGACCAGAACAAGTTGGATGAGACCATTTATATTCCATTGACTAGCAGTGCCTCTAAAAAACAGCAGCCAGGCTCTGAAAGAAGTTCTGTGCTaccccaggggagaggggctTGTAAGACGTTGGATTACTGTGAGCTCCCAAGTTCTGTGCAGCAGTCTGGATGTGAGCTATCAAAGCATCCAACTGCACTGGATAAAATAAGTGCTGGGTGCAGTGTGGGAAACACACTTGAAGTTACAGGGGATAAAGCGAAGCCCGAAGGAGACAAAGTCCAAGTGAGACCAAAAGTCATTCCAAGTGGGGCTGCAAAAGATTTTGCAGATGAACCAGACCAACCTCAGCCTGGTACGTGCCCTCATGCATCGATTCCATTTCCAACAGAGATTTCTCAGAGAAGAGGCAGTAAACCACCTGATTTTAGTTGCAATTCATTTGATGATTTATCAGGGAGGTCTGAATGGAGTGCATCTTCTTTCTCAACATTTACTTCTCGAGATGAAGAGGACTTCAAGAATAGCTTAGCAGCCTTGGATGCCAACATAGCCAGGTTACAAAGGACTCTGCAGCGTAACATTAGGAAACAATGAGTATGAGGAGGGGAAATGGGTTACACTTCTTTGGATAAATTAGGCTTTTTCTGAAGTATATTGATAAGTATGGTACTGATATGTATATTTGTATGTAATAAC comes from the Pithys albifrons albifrons isolate INPA30051 chromosome 8, PitAlb_v1, whole genome shotgun sequence genome and includes:
- the CCDC14 gene encoding coiled-coil domain-containing protein 14 isoform X1 — its product is MAAPGTARPRKALSSGRLSGAVKLTNGRKQFGLRKGRYSDVEFYSTDSDNQVDAIHNGLDHCAALLKKVLQNEATGRETVHKQPGKITTSKITSKPLLTKGNSSKRKGLTRSATSAPVQKEIVPISNRKIALSTTPSTEKELSSAAQNQMVQAIHVPCSHHSPVMHEKLCEHVQTQMSLITGQPPHKSNKISTVTSNQGSQNVTAFNYRLPTSTSALSLQHSADPSTTQSGVPVDSANDCVPEMGGPVVFPVVSAAPTAQGQSAPALPSVVPCITTGASIPTVPTLIPAFSGREMTPSQEHQIKEADLIRCIQAHLALLQSHEMLNGRTEQRCHQHCPAKHEGSSDEEEDSSEEHSEDMVSEDELNVLDIAPVRDTSCKTSCVKTVLKSRKESPEETAHKVKTVKYLMGELRELVTDQDDSEMLRLMSEIEDCISLLPAVVGSANIQAEIALALQPLRSENAQLRRRLRILNHQLGEPESSEKTSGQSCNYELVSLQSLNMMLQSQLKESQKGLDSLQAKNEELLKIIESQKEENKHLAKVIQDKEEELLENKQHYDIHSTKLKIEVEEALGNVKSLQFKLEASEKENKILGITLRQRDAEVKRLRELTRTLQGSMAKLLSDLTVDSVRPKPEKGLSKSLLEDHEKQMQPELFPGSTSVMTYLKKLEMDHILVETDLQLANKSGEVEMQNLAYEKFAAEGSKINSTFIEEGTMVPRTLQTSLNQDAETISDSGTVVDDQNKLDETIYIPLTSSASKKQQPGSERSSVLPQGRGACKTLDYCELPSSVQQSGCELSKHPTALDKISAGCSVGNTLEVTGDKAKPEGDKVQVRPKVIPSGAAKDFADEPDQPQPGTCPHASIPFPTEISQRRGSKPPDFSCNSFDDLSGRSEWSASSFSTFTSRDEEDFKNSLAALDANIARLQRTLQRNIRKQ
- the CCDC14 gene encoding coiled-coil domain-containing protein 14 isoform X2, whose product is MAAPGTARPRKALSSGRLSGAVKLTNGRKQFGLRKGRYSDVEFYSTDSDNQVDAIHNGLDHCAALLKKVLQNEATGRETVHKQPGKITTSKITSKPLLTKGNSSKRKGLTRSATSAPVQKEIVPISNRKIALSTTPSTEKELSSAAQNQMVQAIHVPCSHHSPVMHEKLCEHVQTQMSLITGQPPHKSNKISTVTSNQGSQNVTAFNYRLPTSTSALSLQHSADPSTTQSGVPVDSANDCVPEMGGPVVFPVVSAAPTAQGQSAPALPSVVPCITTGASIPTVPTLIPAFSGREMTPSQEHQIKEADLIRCIQAHLALLQSHEMLNGRTEQRCHQHCPAKHEGSSDEEEDSSEEHSEDMVSEDELNVLDIAPVRDTSCKTSCVKTVLKSRKESPEETAHKVKTVKYLMGELRELVTDQDDSEMLRLMSEIEDCISLLPAVVGSANIQAEIALALQPLRSENAQLRRRLRILNHQLGEPESSEKTSGQSCNYEFSLQSLNMMLQSQLKESQKGLDSLQAKNEELLKIIESQKEENKHLAKVIQDKEEELLENKQHYDIHSTKLKIEVEEALGNVKSLQFKLEASEKENKILGITLRQRDAEVKRLRELTRTLQGSMAKLLSDLTVDSVRPKPEKGLSKSLLEDHEKQMQPELFPGSTSVMTYLKKLEMDHILVETDLQLANKSGEVEMQNLAYEKFAAEGSKINSTFIEEGTMVPRTLQTSLNQDAETISDSGTVVDDQNKLDETIYIPLTSSASKKQQPGSERSSVLPQGRGACKTLDYCELPSSVQQSGCELSKHPTALDKISAGCSVGNTLEVTGDKAKPEGDKVQVRPKVIPSGAAKDFADEPDQPQPGTCPHASIPFPTEISQRRGSKPPDFSCNSFDDLSGRSEWSASSFSTFTSRDEEDFKNSLAALDANIARLQRTLQRNIRKQ
- the CCDC14 gene encoding coiled-coil domain-containing protein 14 isoform X3 yields the protein MAAPGTARPRKALSSGRLSGAVKLTNGRKQFGLRKGRYSDVEFYSTDSDNQVDAIHNGLDHCAALLKKVLQNEATGRETVHKQPGKITTSKITSKPLLTKGNSSKRKGLTRSATSAPVQKEIGSQNVTAFNYRLPTSTSALSLQHSADPSTTQSGVPVDSANDCVPEMGGPVVFPVVSAAPTAQGQSAPALPSVVPCITTGASIPTVPTLIPAFSGREMTPSQEHQIKEADLIRCIQAHLALLQSHEMLNGRTEQRCHQHCPAKHEGSSDEEEDSSEEHSEDMVSEDELNVLDIAPVRDTSCKTSCVKTVLKSRKESPEETAHKVKTVKYLMGELRELVTDQDDSEMLRLMSEIEDCISLLPAVVGSANIQAEIALALQPLRSENAQLRRRLRILNHQLGEPESSEKTSGQSCNYELVSLQSLNMMLQSQLKESQKGLDSLQAKNEELLKIIESQKEENKHLAKVIQDKEEELLENKQHYDIHSTKLKIEVEEALGNVKSLQFKLEASEKENKILGITLRQRDAEVKRLRELTRTLQGSMAKLLSDLTVDSVRPKPEKGLSKSLLEDHEKQMQPELFPGSTSVMTYLKKLEMDHILVETDLQLANKSGEVEMQNLAYEKFAAEGSKINSTFIEEGTMVPRTLQTSLNQDAETISDSGTVVDDQNKLDETIYIPLTSSASKKQQPGSERSSVLPQGRGACKTLDYCELPSSVQQSGCELSKHPTALDKISAGCSVGNTLEVTGDKAKPEGDKVQVRPKVIPSGAAKDFADEPDQPQPGTCPHASIPFPTEISQRRGSKPPDFSCNSFDDLSGRSEWSASSFSTFTSRDEEDFKNSLAALDANIARLQRTLQRNIRKQ